A single window of Microbacterium oryzae DNA harbors:
- a CDS encoding DUF6704 family protein has product MSHSIDDPGHGHSPAAWTTVLIMLVALAIGAVALFLWVPWLLIACAVLFVIGPIAGFILSKAGYGSHGDKSRPKAH; this is encoded by the coding sequence ATGAGCCACTCGATCGACGACCCCGGTCACGGACACTCGCCCGCCGCCTGGACCACGGTCCTCATCATGCTGGTCGCGCTCGCGATCGGCGCGGTCGCGCTGTTCCTCTGGGTGCCGTGGCTGCTCATCGCGTGCGCGGTGCTGTTCGTGATCGGCCCGATCGCCGGCTTCATCCTCTCCAAGGCGGGCTACGGCTCGCACGGAGACAAGTCGCGGCCCAAGGCCCACTGA
- the trpB gene encoding tryptophan synthase subunit beta — MSLRTQPGPFFGEFGGRYMPESLIAAIDELAVAHEQAMADPAFHAELNALLVDYAGRPSSLTEVPRFAEHAGGARIFLKREDLNHTGSHKINNVLGQALLTKRLGKTRVIAETGAGQHGVATATAAALFGLECRIYMGEVDTERQALNVARMRLLGAEVVPVTTGSRTLKDAINEAYREWVASVETTNYIFGTAAGPHPFPAMVRDFQKIISEEARAQLLERAGRLPDAVLACVGGGSNAIGMFDAFIDDPEVRLFGVEAAGDGVDTPRHAASIERGRPGVLHGARTYVLQDDDGQTVESHSISAGLDYPGVGPEHSWLASIGRAEYIPATDGEAMDALRLLSRTEGIIPAIESAHALAGALRIGREMGPDAILAVCLSGRGDKDMDTAARWFGLYDEGADA; from the coding sequence ATGAGCCTGCGCACCCAGCCCGGACCGTTCTTCGGTGAGTTCGGCGGTCGCTACATGCCCGAGTCGCTGATCGCGGCGATCGACGAGCTCGCCGTCGCGCACGAGCAGGCGATGGCCGACCCCGCCTTCCACGCCGAGCTGAACGCGCTGCTCGTCGACTACGCGGGGCGGCCCTCGTCGCTCACCGAGGTGCCTCGCTTCGCCGAGCACGCCGGCGGAGCGCGCATCTTCCTCAAGCGCGAGGACCTCAACCACACCGGCAGTCACAAGATCAACAACGTGCTCGGACAGGCGCTGCTGACCAAGCGCCTGGGCAAGACGCGCGTGATCGCGGAGACCGGCGCCGGCCAGCACGGCGTGGCCACCGCCACCGCCGCGGCGCTGTTCGGCCTCGAGTGCCGCATCTACATGGGCGAGGTCGACACCGAGCGCCAGGCCCTCAACGTCGCGCGCATGCGGCTGCTGGGCGCCGAGGTCGTGCCGGTCACCACCGGCTCGCGCACGCTCAAGGACGCCATCAACGAGGCGTACCGCGAGTGGGTCGCGAGCGTCGAGACGACCAACTACATCTTCGGCACCGCCGCAGGGCCCCACCCGTTCCCGGCCATGGTGCGCGACTTCCAGAAGATCATCTCCGAGGAGGCGCGCGCGCAGCTCCTCGAGCGCGCCGGGCGCCTGCCCGACGCCGTGCTCGCGTGCGTCGGCGGCGGCTCGAACGCCATCGGCATGTTCGACGCGTTCATCGACGACCCCGAGGTGCGCCTCTTCGGCGTGGAGGCCGCGGGCGACGGCGTCGACACGCCGCGCCACGCCGCCTCCATCGAGCGCGGCCGACCGGGCGTGCTCCACGGAGCGCGCACGTACGTGCTGCAGGACGACGACGGGCAGACCGTGGAGTCGCACTCCATCTCCGCCGGCCTCGACTACCCCGGCGTCGGCCCCGAGCACTCGTGGCTCGCGTCGATCGGGCGCGCGGAGTACATCCCCGCGACCGATGGCGAGGCCATGGACGCGCTGCGCCTGCTGAGTCGCACCGAGGGCATCATCCCCGCCATCGAGTCCGCGCACGCCCTCGCCGGCGCCCTGCGCATCGGGCGCGAGATGGGTCCCGACGCCATCCTGGCCGTCTGCCTCTCCGGCCGCGGCGACAAGGACATGGACACCGCCGCCCGGTGGTTCGGGCTCTACGACGAGGGAGCCGACGCGTGA
- the gltB gene encoding glutamate synthase large subunit: protein MYFQPPYGASGAYPPRQGMYNPAFEKDACGLAMVATLRGEAGHDIVDLALEALRNLEHRGAIGSDAGTGDGAGILTQMPDDFLRAVVDFPLPDRGAYLAGLSFLPTDDDARSAQKDGIAAIAAEEGLTILGWREVPVDPGHLGRLAGEARPAIEQIFLSSASDVPLAGVALDRLGYRLRKRAQHELGAYFVSLSSRTLGYKGMVTTLQLEPFYLDLQDERFTTELAVVHSRYSTNTFPSWPLAQPLRMMAHNGEINTVGGNRNWMRARQSQLESELLGDIRPLLPICSDTESDSASFDEVLELLTLTGRTLPHAMLMMVPEAYEKKAYVDPDLRAFYEFHAGQMEPWDGPAALIATDGTLVCATLDRNGLRPGRWTVTKDGLVVIGSETGVLDFAPERIERRGRLRPGTMFVVDTEQGRIISDDEVKGDLARLHPWREWLDQGAVRLADLPEREHLVHPIASITRRQRTFGYTEEEVRILLRPMGQTGVEPLGAMGSDTPIAVLSKRPRLLFDYFTQQFAQVTNPPLDSIREEVVTSLKQGLGPERNLLDWGPEHAHSVTLDFPVIDNDELAKIQHIDSSLPGRSSRTIRALYHFDAGPGTMRRRLEEICAEVDEAIADGVEFIVLSDRDSNKDLTPIPSLLTVGAVHHHLIRNETRMKVGLVVEAGDVREVHHVATLLGYGASAVNPYLAMETVEYLVRSGAIAGITPQKAVKNLIYALGKGVLKIMSKMGISTVSSYTGAQVFEAVGLSQETVDAYFTGTETKLGGIDTEAIEAENQVRHDFAYPEDDAVHAHERLWTGGEYQWRRGDSPHLFTPETIFKLQHSTRSGSYEIFRQYSRLVDDQAAELKTLRGLFSFKEGVRPPVPLDEVEPVSAIVKRFSTGAMSYGSISREAHETLAIAMNRLGAKSNTGEGGEDVDRLLDPERRSAIKQVASGRFGVTSMYLTHADDIQIKLAQGAKPGEGGQLPPGKVYPWVARTRHATAGVGLISPPPHHDIYSIEDLKQLIFDVKRANPSARIHTKLVSQSGIGAVAAGVAKALSDVILISGHDGGTGASPMNSLKHAGTPWELGLAEAQQTLMLNGMRGRVVVQVDGQMKTGRDVVIGALLGAEEFGFATAPLVVTGCIMMRVCHLDTCPVGVATQNPVLRSRFTGQADHVVNFMEFVAQEVREYLAALGFRSLEEAVGHAELLDANRAIAHWKAEGLDLTPILEGPPFAEDEPRHNVSTQDHELDEHFDVQLIERARDVIADGGRVVIDLPVKNTARAVGTMLGHHVTRAHGEHGLPAGSITVNLRGSAGQSFGAFLPSGITLRLEGDSNDYVGKGLSGGEIVVRPAAGATFDAAENVIAGNVIGYGATQGTMFLRGMVGERFFVRNSGATAVVEGVGDHALEYMTGGLAVILGRTGRNLGAGMSGGTAYIHRLDENLVNREAIASGELTLGALGSGDVEILRDLLERHVAETDSELARRLLADFEDEVENFVRVLPRDYAAVLETRQVAAAEGLDPDGDVVWNRIMEVTGG, encoded by the coding sequence ATGTACTTCCAGCCCCCCTACGGCGCATCCGGCGCGTACCCCCCGCGACAGGGGATGTACAACCCGGCGTTCGAGAAGGACGCCTGCGGCCTGGCCATGGTCGCGACCCTGCGAGGCGAGGCAGGCCACGACATCGTCGACCTCGCCCTCGAGGCCCTGCGCAACCTCGAGCACCGCGGAGCCATCGGCTCGGACGCGGGCACCGGAGACGGTGCGGGCATCCTCACCCAGATGCCGGACGACTTCCTGCGCGCAGTCGTCGACTTCCCCCTCCCGGACCGCGGCGCCTACCTCGCCGGCCTCTCGTTCCTCCCCACGGACGACGACGCCCGCAGCGCGCAGAAGGACGGCATCGCCGCCATCGCCGCCGAGGAGGGCCTCACGATCCTCGGCTGGCGCGAGGTGCCGGTCGACCCGGGGCACCTCGGCCGCCTCGCCGGCGAAGCCCGCCCGGCCATCGAGCAGATCTTCCTCTCCAGCGCCTCCGACGTCCCGCTCGCGGGCGTCGCGCTGGATCGCCTCGGCTACCGGCTGCGCAAGCGCGCCCAGCACGAGCTCGGCGCCTACTTCGTCTCCCTGTCCAGCCGCACGCTCGGCTACAAGGGCATGGTCACCACCCTGCAGCTCGAGCCGTTCTACCTCGACCTGCAGGACGAGCGCTTCACGACCGAGCTCGCCGTCGTGCACTCCCGCTACTCCACCAACACGTTCCCGTCCTGGCCGCTTGCGCAGCCGCTGCGCATGATGGCGCACAACGGCGAGATCAACACCGTCGGCGGCAACCGCAACTGGATGCGCGCGCGTCAGTCGCAGCTCGAGAGCGAGCTGCTGGGCGACATCCGTCCGCTTCTGCCGATCTGCAGCGACACCGAGAGCGACTCCGCCTCGTTCGACGAGGTGCTCGAGCTGCTGACGCTGACCGGTCGCACGCTGCCGCACGCCATGCTGATGATGGTGCCCGAGGCGTACGAGAAGAAGGCGTACGTCGACCCCGATCTGCGCGCGTTCTACGAGTTCCACGCGGGGCAGATGGAGCCGTGGGACGGGCCGGCCGCCCTCATTGCCACCGACGGCACGCTCGTCTGCGCCACCCTCGACCGCAACGGGCTGCGCCCCGGACGCTGGACCGTCACGAAGGACGGCCTCGTCGTCATCGGCTCGGAGACCGGCGTGCTCGACTTCGCTCCCGAGCGCATCGAGCGCCGCGGGCGTCTGCGTCCCGGCACGATGTTCGTGGTCGACACCGAGCAGGGCCGCATCATCTCCGATGACGAGGTGAAGGGCGATCTCGCGCGTCTGCACCCCTGGCGCGAATGGCTCGACCAGGGCGCCGTGCGCCTGGCCGACCTGCCCGAGCGCGAGCACCTCGTGCACCCCATCGCGTCCATCACGCGCCGGCAGCGCACCTTCGGCTACACCGAGGAGGAGGTGCGGATCCTCCTGCGCCCGATGGGTCAGACCGGCGTCGAGCCGCTGGGCGCGATGGGGTCGGACACGCCCATCGCCGTCCTCAGCAAGCGCCCGCGCCTGCTGTTCGACTACTTCACGCAGCAGTTCGCGCAGGTCACCAACCCGCCGCTCGACTCCATCCGCGAGGAGGTCGTCACCAGCCTCAAGCAGGGGCTCGGGCCGGAGCGGAACCTCTTGGACTGGGGGCCGGAGCACGCTCACAGCGTGACGCTGGACTTCCCCGTCATCGACAACGACGAGCTCGCGAAGATCCAGCACATCGACAGCTCCCTTCCCGGCCGCAGCTCGCGCACCATCCGCGCGCTCTACCACTTCGATGCCGGCCCCGGCACGATGCGGCGCCGGCTCGAGGAGATCTGCGCGGAGGTGGACGAGGCCATCGCCGACGGCGTGGAGTTCATCGTCCTGTCCGACCGCGACTCGAACAAGGACCTCACGCCCATCCCGTCGCTCCTGACGGTCGGGGCCGTACACCACCACCTCATCCGCAACGAGACCCGCATGAAGGTCGGCCTCGTCGTGGAGGCGGGCGACGTCCGCGAGGTGCACCACGTCGCGACGCTCCTCGGCTACGGAGCGAGCGCCGTGAACCCGTACCTCGCCATGGAGACGGTCGAGTACCTCGTCCGCTCCGGCGCGATCGCGGGCATCACGCCGCAGAAGGCGGTGAAGAACCTCATCTACGCGCTCGGCAAGGGCGTGCTGAAGATCATGTCGAAGATGGGCATCTCGACCGTGTCGTCGTACACCGGCGCCCAGGTCTTCGAGGCCGTCGGCCTCAGCCAGGAGACCGTCGACGCCTACTTCACCGGAACCGAGACCAAGCTCGGCGGCATCGACACCGAGGCCATCGAGGCCGAAAACCAGGTGCGGCACGACTTCGCCTACCCCGAGGACGACGCCGTGCACGCGCACGAGCGGCTGTGGACCGGCGGCGAGTACCAGTGGCGCCGAGGCGACTCGCCGCACCTGTTCACACCGGAGACGATCTTCAAGCTGCAGCACTCCACGCGCAGCGGCAGCTACGAGATCTTCCGTCAGTACTCGCGACTCGTCGATGATCAGGCGGCGGAGCTCAAGACGCTGCGGGGGCTGTTCTCCTTCAAGGAGGGCGTCCGCCCGCCCGTTCCGCTCGACGAGGTGGAGCCGGTCTCCGCGATCGTCAAGCGGTTCTCGACGGGCGCGATGAGCTACGGTTCGATCTCTCGCGAGGCGCACGAGACGCTCGCGATCGCGATGAACCGGCTCGGCGCCAAGTCGAACACCGGCGAGGGCGGCGAGGACGTCGACCGCCTGCTCGACCCCGAGCGCCGCAGCGCGATCAAGCAGGTGGCGTCGGGGCGGTTCGGCGTGACGAGCATGTACCTCACGCACGCCGACGACATCCAGATCAAGCTCGCACAGGGCGCCAAGCCCGGCGAGGGCGGTCAGCTGCCGCCGGGCAAGGTGTACCCGTGGGTTGCGCGCACGCGGCACGCGACGGCGGGCGTCGGCCTCATCTCGCCGCCGCCGCACCACGACATCTACTCGATCGAGGATCTCAAGCAGCTGATCTTCGACGTGAAGCGAGCTAACCCGTCCGCGCGCATCCACACCAAGCTCGTGAGCCAGTCCGGCATCGGAGCAGTCGCCGCGGGTGTCGCGAAGGCGCTGAGCGACGTGATCCTCATCTCCGGCCACGACGGCGGCACCGGCGCGAGCCCGATGAACTCGCTCAAGCACGCCGGCACCCCGTGGGAGCTGGGTCTTGCGGAGGCGCAGCAGACGCTCATGCTCAACGGCATGCGCGGGCGCGTGGTGGTGCAGGTCGACGGGCAGATGAAGACCGGGCGCGACGTCGTCATCGGAGCCCTGCTGGGCGCCGAGGAATTCGGCTTCGCGACCGCGCCGCTGGTCGTCACCGGCTGCATCATGATGCGCGTGTGCCACCTCGACACGTGCCCCGTCGGTGTCGCGACGCAGAACCCGGTCCTGCGCAGCCGGTTCACCGGCCAGGCGGACCACGTCGTGAACTTCATGGAGTTCGTCGCGCAGGAGGTGCGCGAGTATCTCGCCGCCCTCGGCTTCCGCTCCCTCGAGGAGGCGGTCGGCCACGCCGAGCTGCTCGACGCGAACCGAGCCATCGCGCACTGGAAGGCCGAGGGCCTCGACCTGACGCCGATCCTCGAGGGGCCGCCGTTCGCCGAGGACGAGCCGCGCCACAACGTGAGCACGCAGGACCACGAGCTGGACGAGCACTTCGACGTGCAGCTCATCGAGCGTGCGCGCGACGTGATCGCCGACGGCGGCCGGGTCGTCATCGACCTGCCGGTGAAGAACACCGCCCGTGCGGTGGGGACGATGCTCGGCCACCACGTGACGCGTGCGCACGGCGAGCACGGTCTGCCAGCCGGCTCGATCACCGTCAACCTGCGTGGCTCGGCCGGCCAGTCCTTCGGCGCGTTCCTGCCGAGCGGCATCACGCTGCGCCTCGAAGGCGACTCGAACGACTACGTCGGCAAGGGCCTCTCGGGCGGCGAGATCGTCGTCCGGCCCGCCGCCGGTGCCACCTTCGACGCCGCGGAGAACGTCATCGCCGGCAACGTCATCGGCTACGGCGCCACGCAGGGCACGATGTTCCTGCGCGGCATGGTGGGCGAGCGCTTCTTCGTGCGGAACTCCGGCGCGACGGCGGTCGTGGAGGGCGTGGGCGACCACGCGCTCGAGTACATGACCGGCGGCCTCGCCGTGATCCTCGGACGCACCGGGCGCAATCTCGGGGCGGGCATGTCGGGCGGGACGGCCTACATCCACAGGCTCGACGAGAACCTCGTCAACCGCGAGGCCATCGCCTCCGGCGAGCTCACTCTCGGCGCGCTGGGATCCGGCGACGTCGAGATCCTCCGCGATCTGCTCGAGCGGCACGTCGCGGAGACCGATTCGGAGCTGGCCCGACGCCTGCTCGCCGATTTCGAGGACGAGGTGGAGAACTTCGTCCGCGTGCTGCCGCGCGATTACGCGGCGGTGCTGGAGACCCGCCAGGTGGCGGCCGCCGAGGGGCTGGACCCCGACGGCGACGTCGTGTGGAACCGGATCATGGAGGTGACTGGTGGCTGA
- the lgt gene encoding prolipoprotein diacylglyceryl transferase translates to MLSSALTSVVASIPSPAVSYIDLGPLRIHFYALCIILGIVVATLITNHRLTRRGAEPWVVIDIALLAVPLAIIGARIYHVLTHWGFYFGAGANPWNPTQPGSVWAIWEGGIAIFGALIGGAVGAWLGCRWTGIRFWTFADALAPAILLAQALGRFGNWFNQELFGWPTDVPWGLEIDPDNAAFPAGLPDDTLFHPTFLYEVIWNVLGVIVLFVLGRKLFFRWGRLFAIYLIWYGAGRVVWESIRIDPSEVILGLRTNVWGAIAAIVIGLAILVVQSRHKGIEPSPYRPGRESHGADALQSQGDFVDVSEPPASTVASVPSPQAP, encoded by the coding sequence ATGCTGTCCTCCGCCCTGACGAGCGTCGTCGCGAGCATTCCCAGCCCCGCGGTGTCGTACATCGACCTCGGTCCGCTGCGCATCCACTTCTACGCCCTCTGCATCATCCTGGGCATCGTCGTGGCGACGCTCATCACGAACCACCGCCTCACGCGCCGCGGCGCCGAGCCGTGGGTCGTCATCGACATCGCGCTGCTCGCCGTGCCGCTGGCCATCATCGGGGCGCGGATCTACCACGTGCTCACGCACTGGGGCTTCTACTTCGGCGCGGGCGCGAACCCCTGGAACCCGACCCAGCCCGGTTCGGTCTGGGCGATCTGGGAGGGCGGCATCGCCATCTTCGGCGCCCTCATCGGCGGCGCCGTCGGCGCGTGGCTCGGCTGCAGGTGGACCGGCATCCGCTTCTGGACCTTCGCCGACGCGCTGGCCCCGGCCATCCTGCTCGCGCAGGCCCTCGGCCGCTTCGGCAACTGGTTCAACCAGGAGCTGTTCGGATGGCCGACGGACGTCCCGTGGGGTCTGGAGATCGATCCCGACAACGCGGCGTTCCCCGCAGGGCTGCCCGACGACACTCTCTTCCACCCCACCTTCCTCTACGAGGTGATCTGGAACGTCCTCGGCGTGATCGTGCTGTTCGTCCTCGGACGCAAGCTCTTCTTCCGCTGGGGTCGCCTCTTCGCGATCTACCTCATCTGGTACGGCGCGGGGCGCGTGGTGTGGGAGTCCATCCGCATCGACCCGAGCGAGGTCATCCTGGGCCTGCGCACCAACGTGTGGGGCGCGATCGCCGCGATCGTCATCGGCCTGGCCATCCTCGTGGTGCAGTCGCGTCATAAGGGCATCGAGCCGTCGCCGTACCGACCGGGGCGTGAGAGCCACGGCGCCGACGCGCTACAATCACAGGGCGACTTCGTCGATGTGAGCGAACCCCCTGCATCGACGGTCGCATCCGTGCCGTCGCCACAAGCACCGTAG
- the trpC gene encoding indole-3-glycerol phosphate synthase TrpC, protein MSLLADLTAGAVEDAEARRAIRPYADVESAAAAQAPALDVSEALRPDARVRIIAEVKRASPSRGDLASIPDPALQAGRYQEGGASAISVLTEQRRFKGSLDDLAAVRARVSVPVLRKDFIATPYQVLEARAAGADIVLLIVAALDQPVLEELFALTVQLGMTPLVEAHSADEVARAADLGAHLIGVNARDLSTFELDRDLFGRLAEAIPAGAVRIAESAVLQPVDVAHYRRAGADAVLIGEALVTGDPVATLGAFLAAGDFPAGEEIS, encoded by the coding sequence ATGTCGCTCCTGGCCGATCTCACGGCCGGGGCCGTCGAGGACGCGGAAGCGAGGCGGGCCATCCGCCCGTACGCCGACGTCGAGAGCGCAGCCGCCGCCCAGGCGCCTGCGCTCGACGTATCTGAGGCCCTGCGTCCGGACGCCCGCGTGCGGATCATCGCCGAGGTGAAGCGCGCGAGCCCCTCGCGCGGCGACCTCGCGTCGATCCCCGACCCCGCCCTGCAGGCGGGGCGCTACCAGGAGGGCGGGGCCTCGGCGATCTCCGTGCTGACCGAGCAGCGCCGCTTTAAGGGCAGCCTCGACGACCTCGCCGCCGTGCGCGCGCGGGTGTCGGTGCCGGTGCTGCGCAAGGACTTCATCGCGACGCCGTACCAGGTGCTGGAGGCCCGCGCGGCGGGAGCCGACATCGTGCTCCTCATCGTCGCCGCGCTCGATCAGCCCGTGCTCGAGGAGCTCTTCGCCCTCACGGTCCAGCTCGGGATGACGCCGCTCGTCGAGGCGCACTCGGCCGACGAGGTCGCCCGCGCCGCGGATCTCGGCGCGCACCTCATCGGCGTGAACGCTCGCGATCTGTCGACCTTCGAGCTGGATCGCGACCTCTTCGGCCGACTGGCCGAGGCCATCCCCGCCGGCGCCGTGCGCATCGCGGAGTCGGCCGTGCTTCAGCCCGTCGACGTCGCGCACTACCGGCGCGCCGGGGCCGATGCCGTCCTCATCGGGGAGGCGCTCGTCACGGGCGACCCCGTCGCCACGCTCGGCGCGTTCCTCGCGGCCGGCGATTTCCCTGCGGGGGAGGAGATCTCATGA
- the hisI gene encoding phosphoribosyl-AMP cyclohydrolase — MSDDLEARIGRVAFNADGLVPAIVQQWDTREVLMLAWMDAEALRRTLTSGRVTYWSRSRGEYWRKGDTSGHIQIVQGARLDCDGDAVLLEIDQIGPACHTNTRTCFDSDLGRDEVGDRDLHPVIG, encoded by the coding sequence ATGAGCGACGACCTCGAGGCGCGCATCGGCCGCGTCGCCTTCAATGCGGATGGCCTCGTGCCGGCGATCGTGCAGCAGTGGGACACCCGCGAGGTGCTCATGCTGGCCTGGATGGACGCGGAGGCTCTCCGACGCACGCTCACCTCGGGCCGCGTCACGTACTGGTCGCGCTCTCGCGGGGAGTACTGGCGCAAGGGCGACACGTCGGGGCACATTCAGATCGTCCAGGGTGCCCGGCTCGACTGCGACGGCGACGCCGTGCTGCTCGAGATCGACCAGATCGGCCCCGCGTGCCACACGAACACGCGCACGTGCTTCGACAGCGACCTCGGCCGCGACGAGGTCGGCGACCGCGACCTGCACCCGGTGATCGGATGA
- a CDS encoding Trp biosynthesis-associated membrane protein: MTAPGRTTATSARGRSIAVLAALVGGALALIGSTQTWLTASVAEAVLPVSGAEAVSVLRPLALAALALSLVLAIVGLALRYVLAAVAIAVGGAISWLSLNVALAPSASAASSVVTEHTGIAGDAAIADLVQGIALTPWPATTAAAGMVVVAAGVWTFATAHRWKRSGRKYEKGGSRAGRDEAAPLDAIDSWDDLSRGDDPTR; this comes from the coding sequence ATGACCGCGCCCGGCCGGACGACCGCCACGAGCGCCCGGGGCCGGTCGATCGCGGTCCTCGCGGCGCTCGTCGGCGGCGCGCTGGCGCTCATCGGCTCCACGCAGACCTGGCTCACGGCGTCCGTCGCCGAGGCGGTGCTTCCCGTCTCGGGCGCGGAGGCCGTGTCGGTGCTGCGCCCACTCGCCCTCGCGGCGCTCGCGCTCTCGCTCGTGCTCGCCATCGTCGGGCTGGCCCTGCGCTACGTGCTCGCGGCCGTCGCGATCGCCGTCGGCGGCGCGATCTCGTGGCTGTCGCTGAACGTGGCCCTCGCGCCCTCGGCCTCCGCCGCCTCTTCGGTGGTGACCGAGCACACCGGCATCGCGGGAGATGCCGCGATCGCCGACCTCGTGCAGGGCATCGCGTTGACCCCGTGGCCCGCGACGACGGCGGCGGCCGGGATGGTCGTGGTCGCGGCGGGCGTCTGGACGTTCGCGACCGCCCACCGGTGGAAGCGATCGGGGCGCAAGTACGAGAAGGGCGGCTCGCGGGCGGGCCGCGACGAGGCGGCGCCCCTCGACGCGATTGACTCGTGGGACGACCTGTCCCGCGGCGACGACCCGACGCGCTGA
- the trpA gene encoding tryptophan synthase subunit alpha has translation MSRVEDVIANAAAEGRGVLIGYLPVGYPDLQTSIDAAVTLAENGVDIIELGPPYSDPVMDGPIIQEATNAALEAGFRTEHLFTALREITRRTDAPVLVMTYWNLVVQRGVDRYADEVREAGGAGLITPDITPDAAEDWIAASERTGLDRVFLAAPTSVDARLGLIVEKTTGFVYTVSTMGITGERAELDAAARSLVGRLRAQGAQRACVGIGVSTAAHVASIVEYADGAIVGTALVRALRDGGLEGLAAKARELAAGTVRHGAALQRN, from the coding sequence GTGAGCCGGGTCGAGGACGTCATCGCGAACGCCGCAGCCGAGGGCCGCGGTGTGCTCATCGGGTACCTCCCCGTGGGCTACCCCGATCTGCAGACGAGCATCGACGCGGCCGTGACCCTCGCCGAGAACGGGGTCGACATCATCGAGCTCGGCCCGCCCTACAGCGACCCGGTCATGGACGGCCCCATCATCCAGGAGGCCACCAACGCCGCGCTCGAGGCGGGCTTCCGCACCGAGCACCTCTTCACGGCGCTGCGGGAGATCACCCGCCGCACCGACGCGCCCGTGCTCGTCATGACGTACTGGAACCTGGTCGTGCAGCGCGGCGTCGACCGCTACGCCGACGAGGTGCGCGAGGCCGGGGGAGCGGGACTCATCACGCCCGACATCACCCCCGATGCGGCCGAGGACTGGATCGCCGCCTCCGAGCGCACCGGCCTCGATCGCGTGTTCCTCGCCGCGCCGACCTCGGTCGACGCGCGGCTGGGCCTCATCGTCGAGAAGACCACCGGCTTCGTCTACACGGTCTCCACAATGGGGATCACGGGCGAGCGGGCCGAGCTCGACGCCGCGGCGCGGTCGCTCGTCGGCCGCCTCCGTGCGCAGGGGGCTCAGCGCGCCTGCGTGGGGATCGGCGTCTCCACCGCCGCGCACGTCGCGAGCATCGTCGAGTACGCGGATGGCGCGATCGTCGGCACCGCGCTTGTCCGCGCGCTCCGAGACGGCGGGCTCGAGGGGCTCGCCGCCAAGGCCCGCGAGCTCGCCGCGGGCACGGTGCGTCACGGCGCGGCCCTGCAGAGGAATTAG
- the hisF gene encoding imidazole glycerol phosphate synthase subunit HisF yields MGVVTRVIPCLDVAAGRVVKGVNFENLREMGDPVELARRYFEQGADELTFLDVTATVDERATTYDVVRRTAEEVFIPLTVGGGVRSVDDVGRLQSVGADKVGVNSAAIARPALLDEIADRFGAQALVLSLDVKRSPRTPSGFVVTTHGGKKETDLDALAWAREAIERGAGELLVNSIDADGTKAGFDLELVGLMRELSTVPVIASGGAGDVAHFAPAVRAGADAVLAASVFHSGQMTIGDVKQALRADGIETR; encoded by the coding sequence ATGGGCGTCGTCACCCGGGTCATCCCGTGCCTCGACGTGGCCGCCGGCCGCGTCGTGAAGGGCGTCAACTTCGAGAACCTCCGCGAGATGGGCGACCCCGTCGAGCTCGCGCGCCGGTACTTCGAGCAGGGCGCCGACGAGCTGACCTTCCTCGACGTCACGGCCACGGTCGACGAGCGCGCGACGACGTACGACGTGGTCCGGCGCACGGCCGAGGAGGTCTTCATCCCCCTCACAGTCGGCGGCGGCGTCCGCTCGGTCGACGATGTGGGGCGCCTCCAGAGCGTCGGCGCCGACAAGGTCGGCGTGAACTCGGCCGCCATCGCGCGCCCCGCGCTCCTCGACGAGATCGCCGACCGCTTCGGCGCGCAGGCGCTCGTCCTCTCACTCGACGTGAAGCGGTCGCCGCGCACGCCGTCGGGCTTCGTCGTCACCACGCACGGCGGCAAGAAGGAGACCGACCTCGACGCGCTGGCATGGGCGCGCGAGGCGATCGAGCGCGGCGCCGGGGAGCTCCTCGTCAACTCGATCGACGCCGACGGCACGAAGGCCGGCTTCGATCTGGAGCTCGTCGGCCTCATGCGCGAGCTGTCGACCGTGCCCGTGATCGCCTCGGGCGGCGCGGGCGACGTCGCGCACTTCGCCCCCGCGGTCCGCGCGGGCGCAGACGCCGTGCTCGCCGCGAGCGTCTTCCACTCCGGCCAGATGACGATCGGCGACGTCAAGCAGGCGCTCCGCGCGGACGGGATCGAGACGCGATGA